The Diachasmimorpha longicaudata isolate KC_UGA_2023 chromosome 2, iyDiaLong2, whole genome shotgun sequence genome segment TGTAAGATAAtatgaattgaattaattttttttttaatgaatagtgcagaattttttatggCATAGAAAATTCTAACAATGAAGATAAATATATATCTTAATATACAGGGTGCttcaaaaaaatgtatacACACTTTAAACTATTGTAGTTTTCCCTCTCTACAAGGCTAATGTTATATTTCTTCGCCAGGTGCTAGCACAATCATCCCTCTATGGTATATTATCAGTTGGAATTTGTAATATCAACATGGGGGACGTACGTTTGAGTTTTGAAGAACGTAAGCAGGCTATCAAGTGGTACTGGGAGTTTGAGAATGTAAATGGAGTTCAAAGGCAGAGGAGCAGGGAGTATGATACAGAACCACCTTCAAGATTAACAATTACACGCATACGAGACAAATTCGAAGTTCATGGAACAGTGTGTCATGTGCATAAAGGTCATTCAGGTCGATCTCGAACAGCTACAAGTGATGAGTCATCAACGGCAGTCTTGGAACTGTTTCAACGCTCTCCTAACAAATCTTCAAGGCAAGGAGCACGTGAAAGTGATGTAAGTGCTAGCAGCGTGCTACGCATTCTGAAGAGAGGCAAGTATCGTGTTTACACTCCAAGGCTGGTGCAACAGCTAAATGACGGCAATCCAGATCGAAGGTTGCAATTTTGTGAATGGATTCAAGAGATGGTGATACGTAAACCGGGATTTATGGGTAGCATCATTTGGTCGGATGAAGCCCAATTCAAACTTAATGGAACTGTCAATAGGCACAATTGTGTTTACTGGGGTGAAGAAAATCCTCACATTACAATTGAAAAAGCTGTAAATTTGCCTGCTGCAAATGTGTGGTGCGGTTTGTCTTCAGGGGGACTCATTGGACCTTTTCGATTAGAAGGCACTATAACTGGTATTAATTACCTAACAATGCTTGCTGATTCCATATTTCCTGCCATTCGTGCATTATACGgtaatgatgatttttattttcaaaaagatGGTGCTCCGCCGCACTATCACAGAGACGTACGAGCTTACCTGGATCAAAATTTGTCGGGCCAGTGGATAGGACGCAGGGGGCCAATCGAGTTTCCAGCACGCTCTCCAGACCTTACACCACTGGATTTCTTCTTGTGGGGCACAGTAAAAGATGAGGTGTTGTAAGGAGATTTTGCTGGGGCTTTCGCCCAGCGAAAATTCCAAACGTTCTAGAGCCGTCTCTATCGCTCTCTTattgggcgccagccaaacctTCACGGGAGGTTCAACGAAAACCGGCCTCTGGGGAAATATCGTCTACCCAGAGGACTTTTGTGGCCGGACAATGAATTGCCCAGCTAACGTCAGCGTGATACGGTAGAGTGGGCGAAGTCCACCTGGAGTATTCTCTTTACTTAACAACCGCCGGTATTTCAGGCGGCGTCACACACTTTACAGTGGCAGTCCGTTAGGAATGAAAATTCCTCTTTTCCTGGAGAAGCCTCTCAGCTCCTCCAGCCTTCTTCCCCAGAACTTTTCAGTCCTGGAGGATTCAAGAATTCACTGCGAATCAGCCGGGACTCCTCAGAGCCTGGGACGTCGAAAGGCTGATCTAAACCAGAGCAGAACACTGTTACCTACTCCTGATCACCCACACTTTCAACCACCAGTTACCGCTTCAGTCATCGCGAGTCACCGTCTCCGGGTACTCGAACATCGGCATATGGCCGGGTCGACAGGAGGATTACTTCTACTCCAGACCCACGGGTCCACATGCTCGACATTTGTTTCGCCGAGCCCGATAACCCCGGAAACAACAAAGTCGTCACTTCGAGTTCCGAGAAACTCTTATTTCTTATGGGGGGAATGCAGGGCATTCCCCTTTGCTCGCCATCAGCGGTTCTTCACCTGACGACGTGGGACTCTCGCCCCCTTTCCGAGGTCTTTACAAGCCATTGTGCCACATCATACTCGGGAGAAGTCTTTCCGAACCTCTCACTTCGAGCGTCCGTTCTCGACTGCCTCGAGATCTCCTAGGGCGGTTGCCTCCTAGTCTGAATATCGCAGCGGCGATAGGTCATTCCGTTACCCTATCCCACCAATCAACTCGACGGGATCACGGAGGGACCAGACTTTAAACACTGGTACTACATTTTACCCTAGGCTACCCCGACATAGCCTATAGAGTCGCCCATCTGGAATCCCAGTACGTCGGGCCATTTTCCCCTAAACACAGCTGGGCGAGCTCTACTACGGCGAAAGTCCATTAACGTCCTCCAGACTATCGAGTGCACGGTTTCACCCAACCGTACGCCTCTATGTCTTTCATTGGTTCGTGGTTCTCTATTATTTCATCTCGGGTTTATTCAACCACTGTTAGATGTCTCTTCTCATATGATTATTCATTGAGATATCTCTTTCAGGGGATTTCAACCCGTAACGAGAAAATCTCGTTACACACCTCCCTCCTTAAGAGAGGTTTCGACCCGAAACCTAGCCGGTTCTGAGCCAAAAGTCTCCCAGGAGTTCTTACTCCTTATTCGACTCTTCAGCCGAAGGGTCTTCCAAGGCCTCTCTATAGGGTTTCATGTCCACTATAGCGGTGTCTTTGGTATTACGACCcgtcatatcagaaacttgaTAGAAGTTCCTGGAGCGTTTCTTGGCCACCACGAATGGTCCGCTGAACGGTTTGTTCAGGGAGGCTGATCGATGCTTTGCAGCGTTCGACAGCTCGTGGGTGCGAACTAAGACTAGCTCGCCGACCTTGAATTCACCCTTCCTTCTGCGCAAATTGTAGTTTTGCGCCTATCGATCATTAGCTTTCGCCAATGCGTGCTTAAAAGCCAGTCGCAGGGTGTCATGGCGTTTCATACGCTCAACCCAGGCTTCCTTGGGAGTTTCTTCAACCTCCACGTCCCCTTCCAACTTTCGTCTCAGGGAATTCGCTGGCTCTGGCTCGCGCCCGAGATTTAGGAAAGCTGGTGTTGCCTCCAGAGAACTGTGTTGGGCTGTATTGTATGCAAATCTAAATGCATCCAAATGACAGTCCCAATCACGGTGGTCTGTTCCACATACGCTCGTATCATGGCCTTCAGCGAGCGATTCACCCTTTCAGTGGGGTTCGCATGCGGATGATACGGCGGAGTCGTGCGGTGCTTCATATTTGTTGAAGCCGCGAGGTCTCTCAAGTCCTTATTTACGAACTCGGTTCCATTGTCGGTCAGCAATTCTCTCGGAGCTCCCCATCGATAGATGATGGTCTCCTCCAAGGCCTTCCGAATCGTCGCGCCAGTTGCTCTTCGCAATGGCCGCACCTCTATCCACTTCGTGAAGAAGTCTTGGATAACCAAAATATATTGGTGACCTGCTTTACTACGCGTAAATGGTCCCATTATATCTGCCGATATTCTAGACCATGGTTTCTCGATTGCGCGGGGTCCCATTTGTCCTATCGGTGCCTGTTGTTGCACTTTGCAGCGCTGACACTCGTGACACATACTCACGTACGCCACCACGTCTTCAAACATCGCCGGCCAATAATATTGATTGGACAGGCGCTGACAGGTCTTATCGACACCTTGATGTCCTGCCTGTGGCAAATCGTGACACTCTCTTATAGCGCCACGTCGCATTTCGCGTGGAAGAACTAATTTCCAGGCATCTAAATCATCATTGCCCACCGAAGCAATCGTTTTCGGCCTGAGGTGGTACAATAGTCCTTCAGAGATTTTCCACGTGGGATATTTCTCTGGCACTCTTTCTACTTCTCGACAGCGGCGCAAATACCATTTGTCTTCGGTATCTGCGGCCATCGTCAGTATCTCTGTAGCTCCCTCTGGTGCACGTGACAGAGCGTCAGGCACCTGATGAAGGGCTCCCTTCCGGTGCACGATTTTGTAATCGTACTCAAGCAACCGGAGGTTCAATCTCCCCAACCTTCCGGCCGGGTCTTTCAGATTGTGTAGCCACCTTAGGGCACTGTGATCGGTGATTACTGTGAAAGGATATCCTTCCAGGTAACACCTGAACTTCTTGATAGCCCACACCACAGCTAAGCATTCCTGCTCAGTTACTGTGTATCTTGTTTCAGCGGCTTCTAACGAGCGGCTGGCATAAGCTATGACTCGCTCTTGTCCATTTTGCACTTGGGTAAGCACAGCACCAAGTCCTACACTGCTCGCATCCGTTTGCAGGGTAAACGGCAGTGAGAAATCAGGACAAGCAAGGGTTGGAGCCGACGTCAAGTGCTTTTTCAGCGCTTCGAAGGCCTCTTGCTGTTCTTCATTCCATACCCAAGGCTGTTGCTTCTTTGTCAGACGCGTCAGCGGTTGGGCGACGGTGGCAAACTCCGGTATAAAGCGTCTATACCAGGAAGCCATTCCCAGGAATCGACGAAGCTGTTTCAAGTTCTTTGGAACGGGAAATTCCATGACTGCTGAGGTTTTCTCCGGGTCCACTTGCAGTCCTTGGCTGTTCACTACGAAGCCGAGGTATTTCACCTCAGGCCGGCAGAACACGCTCTTTTCTCGATTTATTGTGAAACCATTGTCTCTCAATTTCTCGAGAACTTTTCCCAACCACATGAGGTGTTCCTCGAAGGTTTTGGAGACCACGATTATGTCATCCAAATACACGAACACGTGTGGGTACATTTCTGAACTTATTAATTTGTCTAGAGCCCTTTGAAAGGTCGCGGGTGCGTTTGTCAATCCGTACGGCATGCGTTCGAATTGAAAGAACCCTCTTCCTGGTACTGTAAAGGCAGTGATCGCTTTCGAACCTTCTGCCAGCTGTATTTGCCAATACGCGGCACTCAAATCGAGTGTCGTGATGTAATTGGCTTGTCTCAGTTCGTCAAGGACACCGGTCATATTTGCGACCGGATATGCATCCTTTTTCGTAACCTCATTGACCCTGCGGAAGTCGATGCAAAATCGATACTTTCCGTTGGCTTTCTTTACCGTGACCACGGGACTATTCCAGTCACTCTGGGATGGTTTGATGATGCCATCTTTCAGCATTTCATCAACTTCTTTCCACATTGTCAATTTGATGTGTTCAGACACGACTAGCACCCGTTGTCGGATGAGTTCATGTCCTTCGACATCAATTTGATGTGGAGCTAATTTGGAAATCGGCGGACTTCCTTCGTgtcttggaattttttcatccaagAGCCGTTGGAGACGGCTATTTTGTTCTTCTCCAGGCATTCGCAGGCCATTACACACTGTGATGTGGCAGGCTCTGTCTACTGTGACAAACGAGAATGTTTCACTCGGTTTGTCTCTGAAGAACCAGGATTGGCCAAAGAAATCGATGACCATCCGTGCCTCTTTCAAAAAGTCTAATCCGAGTATAAAATCCTCGGATAGAGACGACATCCAGAGTGTTTCAGCTGGAATTGTCCTTCCTCCTAATACGATGGGTATTGTGGAGGCTTCTCTTACCACTTCTAGCTGGCTATTCGCCACTAAAACTCGTCTAGGTGGTATTCTTTTTGCGCTTACGCCTAGTCCACAGAGAAGCTCGATTCCCGCTTCTCCAGCGAAAGTACGAGATGCTCCAGAGTCGACTAGACCGCGAATCTTTTCCCCGTGAATTTCTATATGCACGTGGAAAGCAAACTTTTTCCCTTCTTTCATCGCCTGTTTTAAGGACTCGAGGTTCGAGCGCATCTCAGGCGAGGTCAGAGCAATGGGGTTGGTCAGCGTTTCCAACGAGAGTATTTCAGCCCGTTGTTCTTCGCGTGATTCCCCTTCTTCTTCTGTCTCGGGAGTTTTCACCCCTTCAGAGATTATCTTCATGTTCTCAGGGCTTTGATTTTGCCCTGAAATCACGTTCCTTTCAGTTTCGGAGGATTCTTTCACCTCGTCCACTGTCGTGTGCACTGTCAGACCCGAGATTAGCGGCGGCGCAGGCGAACTTGCGTTGCTTACGCTGCCGGTTTCCCGTTTTTTGGACTGCATTTAGGGCAGTCAGGCCTGTGCACTCCCTTAGCACCGCATCCGTAGCAAAAGACGGTTCTTTCAGCGGTGCAGAACCTGTAGGTGTGGCCGACTCTGTCGCAATTACGACAAACCAGCAAGTGCCTGGTGAAGCCAGCACGTCCACCCCTCCCTGAAGGAGCATCACGGCCTTGCAGGGCGTGTGCTGCTTCAGTTCCTTGCAGCTCGAGCTCATCATAGATGACTTCTACGGTCTCTATGGGCTCTTCTGCTTCTATTGCTCTTAAAGAAGGCTTTTGATAGCCCCTCTGATGCCTCGAGTCCCTGTAGCCGTAGCTGGACTCTCTTTGTGCCAAGTTCGGGTCTTTGTACGCGAAACTCGGGCACAGTGCATTTTCAGGCTTTGGAGGAGGCAGCCATGTTCGCTCTGCGAGGAGCAGTTCCTCTTGGCGTAAGGCATGCCTCTCCAAATCTTTCATTCTTGACGCCGGACCGAGCGTATACCCCATCCTGTATTTTGGCAACATATTGTTGTACAGGTAGGTCAGCTGCTGGTCCTGTGGCCAAAGCGGCCGTGTACGTCCAAATAAGCCGTTCATATTTGCTATGAACGCGCTTACTTTTTCTCTTTTGCCTTGTCGGCGATCAGAGATTTCTCTGTGCAATGCCTTTTGGAAGTCCAAAGCACCAAAGTGCTGTCGGAAGGCATCACATGCTTGTTCCCAGGAGTAGATCTCCGTGTGGCGATACCACGTGAGAGCAATCCCTTTGAGGACTCCTTTTAGGATCTTTATCAGATCACTATCTTTGATGCGAATTGCCTCTCTCGCATCCTCTATTGCCGAGATAAAATCTTCGACATCTTCCTCTGGCTGCCCTGAGAACGAGATTCCCCACCTCGTCAAGTAATCTAGGGCTTTGCCAGAGCTCTATAGCGAGCAGAGCTATAGCGATCATTACGACCTCTGCGGTCGTTGAAATCGCTTTCTGCTGTGCTCGATTCGGAGCTTCGCCTGCGACGCTCTCTGCGTGCGCTGTATCTATCTTCTCTCACGAAGTCATTCCCCAGTTCTCTTCGCACTGGAGCGTTCGTGCGAGGTTCCCTGTGACCACGTGTACGGGTTCCTGGGTTTTTCTTTTGGGCGCCTTCACAGGCCCCAGTTGTCCTCTAATCTCTCTGCTCAGTTTTTGCAACTCAGCGAGGATTTCTTCTGGTGTTGGCGTCGCACCAGTGACTTTGACACCCGGAATTCCTCCCGTTGGTGTCGTCGCTCCGCTAGCATTTCTGCTAACGTTCTTGCTGCCTTTTGGTCTCCCCACTGGTCTACGGGGAGCGGCAGCAGCGCCGATCAGTCCTGATGTCAGGAGCTGATCCTCTAGCCGCTTTGCCTCCTCGGCGAAGGCTTTTAGCGTCGCCAGTCGCGTCGTGAGATTCTCCATCTCTGCTTCTGGCGTGTTCTTGGGGGTGAAAAATTCGTCTTCCCCGGATATCACCCCTCTCGTGGGTAAGGGGAGAGTCCAATGCGTCATTGCCGGGCTGATCGATCTCTTACCCCCTTCCTGTTCAGAGGGGTTTCCTCCCCCCTCTGCTTCTTGGGATGTAGGAACTTTTTTCAGTTCCAAATCCTCTTTTCTAGCACTTTTTGTTGTGctcttgtttttctttttcttcgccCCTCTGTCGGAATCTTCCCCCGAGTTCTGGGCGTGAATCTTTTGTTCGGAGGTCTCTTCGTCCTCCTCCTCATCGTCTATTTGCTTGTTCAGCTCTTTTTTAGTCGGCATTTTTCAGCTGACTAGGCTTGGAGAGGTGTTCTGCACACCTCAACCGCTGTTCGAATAGGCCGTTTGCTAGCTCTGCAGCTGTTTTATACCCCTTTCCTAAGAGTGGGGGCCATCCCTGCTCTTTTCGACCACATCTAGTGTGCAGCGCCCCCTATTTTAGGTTGGCGGCTAGCGCTAGAGGGTCTAggtattttcttttctgtcgataattttttttcaatcgattgCCTGAATCTTCTAGTgagttttatttctctcaactAGCGATTTTTCGGGCTCTTTTCACGTTTTTGCGGTGCTGCCCTCTTTAATTCGCGTCCTTTCGCACGGTTCTTTGATattttgtggttttttttttcttcaacccATTTTCCTTTCGCCTTTCTATATTTGGCGTTTCTTTCACCCTTTCAAGGGTCGGGAAATACTTACAGTCATCTTTCAGACTTGATTTCCCATTTCAGCATGgatcaaaaaaaattcgggGAACACAAGGCAtccaaagaaaaattttcccctcaaaaaaaaaaacctaatgGCTTGGAAGAGGATTTCAGGTGGAATCCTCTTCCTCCATTTCGGCCCATAATTTGGCCTCTCCCATAGCCGTCTCCTCGGTCTCGACCTCGTCGTCCTTGGGGTTTTCACCCAAGGGCTCCCCTTTTCTCACCAAGAGACCGGCTGCTCGGAGCTTGTCCCTTCGCTCCTTCCTCCGGACTTTGGTGGG includes the following:
- the LOC135159795 gene encoding uncharacterized protein LOC135159795; the encoded protein is MGDVRLSFEERKQAIKWYWEFENVNGVQRQRSREYDTEPPSRLTITRIRDKFEVHGTVCHVHKGHSGRSRTATSDESSTAVLELFQRSPNKSSRQGARESDVSASSVLRILKRGKYRVYTPRLVQQLNDGNPDRRLQFCEWIQEMVIRKPGFMGSIIWSDEAQFKLNGTVNRHNCVYWGEENPHITIEKAVNLPAANVWCGLSSGGLIGPFRLEGTITDGAPPHYHRDVRAYLDQNLSGQWIGRRGPIEFPARSPDLTPLDFFLWGTVKDEVL